Within the Tessaracoccus flavescens genome, the region GTGACCTCGCGGTAGCGCTGCTGCGTCGGCAGCCACGCGTAGCAGTCGTACTTGCGGGCGGCGCTGAGGCCGAGGTCGCCGGAGGCCACGTCGAGCACCTGGAACGGCAGCTCGAGTTCGGTGAGGAACTCCTTTTCGTAACCGAGCAGCTTCTGGTGCCAGTCCTCGGCATCTGCCGGGTCGCAGTAGACGAACATCTCGACCTTGTCGAACCAGTGCACGCGGAAGATGCCGCGGGTGTCCTTGCCGTAGGAGCCCGCCTCCCGGCGGAAGCACGGCGAGTAGGCGGCGTACTGGCGCGGCAGCGAGCCACCGTCGAGGATCTCGTCGGAGTGGTACGCCGCGAGCGCGACCTCGGAGGTGCCTACGAGGTACAGGTCGTCGGCCTCGAGGTGGTAGACGTCCTGGGCGGCCTGCCCGAGGAAGCCGGTGCCCTCCATCGCGGACGGCTTGACCAGCGCGGGCGGGATCATCGGGGTGAACCCCCACGACGTCGCCTTGTTCATGGCGAAGTTCAGCAGCGCGATCTCGAGCTGCGCACCGATACCGGTGAGGACGTAGAAGCGCGAGCCGGAGATCTTGGTGCCGCGCTCCATGTCGATGGCGCGCAGCCCCTCGCCGAGTTCGAGGTGGTCCTTCGGTTCGAAGCCCTCGGCGGCGAAGTCGCGCGGGGTGCCGATGGTCTCGAGGATGGAGCCCTCGTCCTCGCCGCCCTCGGGGACGCCGTCGATGACGAGATTGCCGAGCTGGGACATCAGCTCGGCATAGCGGGACTCGGCCTCACCGGTCGCAGC harbors:
- the serS gene encoding serine--tRNA ligase, which codes for MIDPKWLRVDPDRVRRSQAARGASVELVDELIAADESRRAAILASETQRAEQKSLGKQVAQAKGDEKAALLAATKQLAADVKASQAATGEAESRYAELMSQLGNLVIDGVPEGGEDEGSILETIGTPRDFAAEGFEPKDHLELGEGLRAIDMERGTKISGSRFYVLTGIGAQLEIALLNFAMNKATSWGFTPMIPPALVKPSAMEGTGFLGQAAQDVYHLEADDLYLVGTSEVALAAYHSDEILDGGSLPRQYAAYSPCFRREAGSYGKDTRGIFRVHWFDKVEMFVYCDPADAEDWHQKLLGYEKEFLTELELPFQVLDVASGDLGLSAARKYDCYAWLPTQQRYREVTSTSNCTEFQARRLNIRGRFEDGVRPVATLNGTLCAMTRIIIMLLENHQQADGSVRVPEALRPFLGGREVLEPVA